A window of the uncultured Tolumonas sp. genome harbors these coding sequences:
- a CDS encoding FAD-dependent oxidoreductase, with the protein MHIGMEHYRGGRSGDPASVTLAERMREMPLRVGRLKTGTPPTY; encoded by the coding sequence ATCCACATCGGTATGGAACATTATCGCGGTGGTCGCTCCGGTGATCCGGCCTCGGTCACGCTGGCTGAACGCATGCGCGAGATGCCATTGCGCGTCGGTCGCTTAAAAACCGGTACGCCACCAACGTATTGA
- a CDS encoding FAD-dependent oxidoreductase, with protein sequence MPIWIAARMYAGVIEGIGPRYCPSIEDKIMRFADKESHQIFIEPEGLTTHELYPNGISTSLPFDVQVKIVRSMKGFENAHIARPGYAIEYDFFDPRDLKPNMENKCLQNLFFAGQINGTTGYEEAAAQGMLAGINAAPARAG encoded by the coding sequence GTGCCAATCTGGATCGCAGCCCGAATGTACGCTGGTGTGATCGAAGGGATCGGTCCACGTTATTGCCCGTCGATCGAAGACAAGATCATGCGTTTTGCCGATAAAGAATCACATCAGATCTTTATCGAGCCGGAAGGACTGACCACGCATGAACTGTATCCAAATGGTATTTCCACCAGTTTGCCGTTTGATGTGCAGGTAAAGATAGTGCGTTCGATGAAAGGTTTTGAAAATGCCCATATTGCCCGCCCGGGTTATGCGATCGAATATGATTTCTTCGATCCTCGCGATCTGAAACCGAACATGGAAAACAAATGCCTGCAAAACCTATTTTTTGCCGGCCAGATCAACGGCACCACTGGTTACGAAGAAGCGGCGGCACAAGGTATGCTGGCCGGGATCAACGCCGCCCCTGCGCGCGCAGGATAA
- the rsmG gene encoding 16S rRNA (guanine(527)-N(7))-methyltransferase RsmG, translating into MQTLLPQLESLLQQADISLSDQQKQQLLALVGLLHKWNKAYNLTSVREPEAMLVRHILDSIVVAPHLHGSRFIDVGTGPGLPGLPLAIVQPDKQFVLLDSLGKRIRFIRQVIMELGLKNVVAVQARVEDFHDEQGFDGVLSRAFASLTDMLNWCHHLPAPQGVFLALKGLYPQDELATLPAGFTLVTSHRLDVPQLDAERHLIIVKKQL; encoded by the coding sequence ATGCAAACATTACTTCCGCAGCTGGAATCTCTGCTGCAACAAGCTGATATATCGCTGTCCGATCAGCAGAAACAGCAACTGCTGGCGCTGGTCGGGTTGCTGCACAAGTGGAACAAGGCATACAATCTGACTTCGGTGCGGGAACCGGAAGCCATGCTGGTACGCCATATTCTCGATAGCATAGTGGTGGCACCACATCTGCACGGTTCTCGTTTTATCGATGTCGGCACCGGCCCCGGCTTGCCGGGTCTGCCGCTGGCCATTGTGCAGCCGGATAAACAATTCGTGTTACTGGATAGCCTGGGTAAACGCATTCGCTTTATCCGTCAGGTGATCATGGAATTAGGTTTAAAAAATGTCGTCGCCGTGCAGGCTCGGGTGGAAGATTTCCATGACGAACAAGGTTTTGACGGTGTATTGAGCCGGGCGTTTGCGTCGCTGACCGATATGCTGAACTGGTGCCATCATCTGCCGGCACCACAGGGTGTTTTTCTGGCGCTGAAAGGCTTGTATCCGCAAGATGAACTGGCGACTTTACCGGCAGGGTTTACACTGGTGACTTCGCATCGTCTTGACGTGCCGCAGCTGGACGCCGAACGCCATCTGATCATTGTGAAAAAACAACTTTAG
- a CDS encoding FAD-dependent oxidoreductase — translation MVKEVDAMGGIMARAIDHAGIQFRILNSSKGPAVRAHPCTSGSSAVQTNYSPHVGKTTRTCSYSQQACDDLILEGDRVCGVVTQAGIRILAKTVVLDRGNLLKRPDPHRYGTLSRWSLR, via the coding sequence TTGGTCAAAGAAGTGGATGCCATGGGCGGTATCATGGCGCGCGCCATTGATCATGCCGGGATCCAATTCCGCATTCTGAATTCCTCAAAAGGCCCAGCGGTGCGCGCCCACCCGTGCACAAGCGGATCGTCAGCTGTACAAACAAACTATTCGCCACATGTTGGAAAAACTACCCGAACCTGCAGTTATTCCCAGCAAGCCTGTGATGATCTGATCCTGGAAGGCGATCGTGTCTGTGGTGTAGTCACCCAAGCCGGGATCCGTATTCTGGCGAAAACAGTGGTACTGGACCGCGGGAACCTTCTTAAACGGCCTGATCCACATCGGTATGGAACATTATCGCGGTGGTCGCTCCGGTGA
- a CDS encoding ParA family protein, with protein sequence MGKVIAIANQKGGVGKTTTSVNLAASMAATRRKVLLVDLDPQGNATMASGVNKYEAERTIYELLVEEQPVRDVIITDTTGGYDLIAANGDATAAEIRLMEVFAREIRLRNALAPIRDEYDYIFIDCPPALNLLTVNAMSAADSVLVPMQCEYFALEGLTALVDTISKLAAVVNPQLKIEGVLRTMFDHRNRLSNEVSEQLKQYFGEKVYRTIIPRNVRLAEAPSHGTPVMYYDKSSLGSKAYLGLAGELLRREEQQHKAEASA encoded by the coding sequence GTGGGAAAAGTCATTGCCATAGCAAACCAGAAAGGTGGGGTTGGTAAAACCACCACCAGTGTCAATTTGGCTGCGTCAATGGCGGCGACACGCCGTAAGGTTCTGCTGGTTGATCTCGATCCGCAGGGCAACGCCACCATGGCCAGCGGCGTGAATAAATACGAAGCGGAACGCACTATCTACGAACTACTGGTGGAAGAACAGCCGGTGCGTGATGTGATCATTACCGATACCACTGGCGGTTATGATCTGATTGCGGCCAACGGTGATGCTACTGCGGCGGAGATCCGCTTGATGGAAGTCTTCGCCCGTGAGATCCGGCTGCGTAATGCGCTGGCGCCGATCCGTGATGAATACGATTATATTTTTATCGATTGCCCACCCGCACTGAACCTGCTGACCGTGAATGCGATGTCGGCCGCGGATTCCGTGCTGGTGCCGATGCAATGTGAATATTTTGCCTTGGAAGGGCTGACCGCGTTGGTGGACACCATCAGTAAACTGGCGGCGGTGGTGAATCCACAACTGAAAATCGAAGGCGTGTTGCGAACGATGTTCGATCATCGCAATCGACTTTCCAACGAAGTCTCTGAACAGCTGAAGCAATATTTTGGTGAGAAAGTCTACCGGACGATTATCCCGCGGAATGTCCGGTTAGCCGAAGCACCCAGCCATGGCACCCCGGTGATGTATTACGATAAGAGTTCGCTGGGTTCCAAAGCGTATCTGGGGCTGGCCGGCGAATTATTGCGACGGGAAGAACAACAACACAAGGCCGAAGCCTCAGCGTGA